In Uranotaenia lowii strain MFRU-FL chromosome 2, ASM2978415v1, whole genome shotgun sequence, one genomic interval encodes:
- the LOC129746278 gene encoding toll-like receptor Tollo: MQCKIKTITKTESLLANISSYQIDRIKSLKLECNDIMFFESSLESTTTPGNFLGNLNGLLKLSIEFCKIKYIPAMAFSNMKVLKSLTLSTHNVDWSVMNLELHPDSFRGLTELKEIHLADNNIWSLPNEVFCPLYTLKVLNLTGNRLSDISQLGLSDWGKGPIAPGKACNTGLEVLDLSGNDITLMPDNGLSALRSMNALYLQNNLLKEIADRAFVGLGTLEILNLSNNKLTALTPELFQSSRKIRQVNLQNNSLSVLAPGIFEGLDRLETLDLSRNQLTSTWIKRDTFAGQVRLVVLNLGYNHLTKVDQHVFKGLYSLQILNLEHNSIELIADGAFSDLKNLHALFLSHNRLRQIEPYHFSELYVLNQLILESNQIAYIHERAFENLTHLHDLSLNDNRLEEIPSGMKSLKFLQSLDLGKNQIVEINNSSFEGLEELMGLRLVDNQITEISRDTFFALSTIHVLNLASNRIRHVDQSAFSSNPTLRAIRLDNNELEDVAGVFTSLTSLVYLNISDNNIGWFDYSHYPQSLEWLDIHKNNISELGNRYDVGNWFQLKMLDVSHNRIKHINTSSIPKNIESLLLNNNQIEEIASETFTNKENLVKVVLYGNHLRRLEMSSLALTLVPDTRTMPEFYIGDNLIHCDCSMEWLQRINELSYLRQYPQVKDLDSVMCTMEHKRGELVRPLMEMKASEFLCKYESHCFATCHCCDFDACDCKMTCPDRCNCYHDTAWESNIVDCGSAGLTAIPNKIPMDATDIYLDGNNFSQLESHVFIGKKKLKSLYLNHSRIDALNNKTFGGIPALSVLHLENNRLRHIGGAEFESLRELKELYLEGNAISSIGNKSFYYQKSLEVLTISDNKIGDLKPWELLPLGGTFRLISLSGNKLNCACETMGKMLAWVEQQLNETSALSEFQCTNNKLLKDALKECESHKSAPIATPTVQRTIIDNDFIDYLPLLIAVLAGLVLTILIVALVFIFRNDFCLWAHSRYGVRICKDPLSSMERCEDNEKLYDGYFIYSAADADMVSSQITQELEHNGYALCLHYRDIHSAAFLADSLQSAADASRKLILFISVKFMQLEWSQPEFRAGLQAVLELIRPSRRKQKLILITSVPHSMLSMDPIMDILTRTCTVISWDDRRFWDKLRFAMPDIGKNSPVNKAPHRKAINIRYTPAPTNPTAPTATWPKRLNSEVCVQYPQAVPHSQAPPHSPNHSTYNTEDEHSTASSPQYEAPTLHHNSGPGSGGGGHAMIPFPHYHHHQQQQQQHPTLPHHIPLQQQHQQQHSPHLQTFPHHLPHHHSMVGGTPVGFYRSTTSGGGGKSANNTMGHVYSTIPESQYNTHHSNRSDSNRPYFV; the protein is encoded by the coding sequence ATGCAGTGCAAAATCAAAACCATAACCAAGACCGAGAGTCTGCTAGCTAATATAAGTAGTTATCAAATTGATAGGATAAAATCGCTAAAACTAGAATGTAACGACATCATGTTCTTTGAAAGTTCCTTAGAATCTACGACGACGCCCGGTAACTTCCTGGGAAATCTCAATGGCTTACTGAAGCTGTCGATAGAGTTTTGCAAAATTAAGTACATCCCGGCGATGGCATTCTCGAACATGAAAGTGCTCAAAAGCCTTACACTTAGCACGCACAACGTAGATTGGTCTGTGATGAATCTGGAACTACATCCGGACAGTTTCCGGGGACTGACTGAGCTCAAAGAAATTCACCTGGCAGACAACAACATCTGGAGCCTGCCAAATGAAGTGTTTTGCCCTCTGTACACATTGAAGGTGCTGAACCTAACCGGAAACAGATTAAGTGATATTTCCCAGCTGGGACTCTCGGACTGGGGAAAGGGTCCAATCGCCCCCGGAAAAGCTTGTAACACGGGTCTGGAAGTGTTGGACCTTTCCGGAAATGACATTACACTCATGCCTGATAATGGTTTATCAGCGCTGAGATCGATGAATGCACTGTATCTGCAGAACAACCTGTTGAAGGAAATTGCCGACCGAGCCTTCGTTGGATTGGGcactttggaaattttaaatttgtccaACAACAAACTCACAGCTCTCACGCCGGAACTGTTTCAGTCGTCTCGAAAAATTCGACAAGTCAACTTACAGAATAATTCACTCTCCGTACTAGCACCCGGAATTTTCGAAGGTCTTGACCGACTGGAAACACTGGACCTTTCTCGGAACCAGCTAACATCGACTTGGATCAAGCGTGACACTTTTGCCGGACAAGTTCGTCTAGTTGTGCTCAACCTGGGCTATAACCATCTGACGAAAGTGGACCAGCACGTGTTTAAGGGCCTGTACAGTCTGCAGATACTGAATCTGGAGCACAACTCCATCGAGCTCATAGCCGATGGTGCATTtagtgatttgaaaaatttgcatgcCCTGTTTCTTTCGCATAACCGATTGCGTCAAATAGAGCCATACCACTTCAGTGAGCTGTACGTTTTGAATCAGTTGATACTGGAGTCGAACCAGATTGCATACATTCATGAGCGTGCCTTTGAAAATCTGACACACTTGCATGACCTCAGCCTGAACGATAACCGGCTGGAAGAGATTCCCTCTGGGATGAAGAGCTTGAAGTTTCTACAATCGCTGGATCTGGGCAAAAACCAGATAGTGGAAATAAATAATTCCTCCTTCGAGGGGTTGGAAGAGCTGATGGGACTGCGGCTAGTGGACAATCAGATAACGGAAATTTCGAGGGACACGTTTTTTGCGCTATCCACTATTCATGTGCTGAACCTGGCCAGCAATCGGATACGACACGTGGACCAGTCGGCTTTCAGCTCTAACCCAACGCTGAGGGCAATCCGTTTGGATAATAACGAACTGGAGGACGTGGCCGGGGTTTTCACATCGCTCACATCGTTGGTCTATCTCAACATCTCGGACAACAACATCGGCTGGTTCGATTATTCGCATTACCCCCAGTCGCTGGAATGGCTAGATATTCACAAGAACAACATTTCCGAGCTGGGAAATCGGTACGACGTGGGAAATTGGTTCCAGCTGAAAATGCTCGATGTTTCGCACAACCGTATAAAGCACATCAATACGAGCTCGATTCCAAAAAATATCGAAAGCTTGCTGCTGAATAACAATCAAATCGAAGAGATTGCATCAGAAACGTTCACAAACAAGGAGAACCTGGTCAAGGTGGTGCTGTACGGTAATCACCTGCGCCGGCTGGAAATGTCCTCGCTGGCCCTGACACTGGTTCCGGACACTCGAACCATGCCGGAGTTTTATATCGGTGATAATTTAATCCACTGTGACTGCAGCATGGAGTGGTTGCAACGCATCAACGAATTGAGCTATCTCCGGCAGTATCCCCAGGTGAAGGACCTCGATTCGGTGATGTGTACGATGGAGCACAAACGGGGAGAGCTGGTCCGACCGCTGATGGAAATGAAGGCCAGCGAGTTCCTATGCAAATACGAGAGTCATTGTTTTGCGACGTGCCACTGTTGCGATTTTGATGCCTGCGACTGCAAGATGACATGCCCGGATCGGTGCAACTGCTACCACGACACGGCATGGGAATCGAATATTGTCGATTGTGGCAGTGCGGGCCTCACGGCGATTCCGAACAAAATTCCAATGGATGCCACCGACATATATTTGGATGGGAATAATTTTAGTCAGCTGGAAAGTCACGTTTTCATTGGGAAGAAAAAACTGAAATCATTGTATCTGAACCACAGCCGGATCGATGCGCTGAATAATAAAACTTTTGGCGGAATTCCGGCTCTGAGTGTGCTACATTTGGAGAATAATAGATTGCGCCATATCGGCGGGGCCGAGTTTGAGTCGCTGCGGGAGCTGAAGGAGTTGTACTTGGAGGGAAATGCCATCAGTTCGATCGGAAACAAATCGTTCTATTATCAGAAATCGCTAGAAGTGCTCACGATTAGTGACAATAAAATCGGTGATTTGAAGCCATGGGAACTTTTGCCTTTGGGTGGTACGTTCCGGCTAATCTCGCTAAGTGGCAATAAACTGAACTGTGCTTGTGAGACGATGGGTAAAATGTTAGCCTGGGTTGAACAGCAGCTGAACGAAACCAGTGCGTTAAGTGAATTTCAGTGTACGAATAATAAATTACTAAAGGACGCTCTGAAGGAGTGTGAGAGCCACAAAAGTGCCCCGATTGCGACACCGACCGTGCAGCGGACGATTATCGATAATGATTTTATAGACTACTTACCATTGTTGATTGCCGTGCTAGCCGGACTAGTGCTGACGATTCTAATAGTGGCGCTAGTGTTCATCTTCCGTAACGATTTCTGCCTCTGGGCGCACTCCCGTTACGGTGTACGTATCTGCAAGGATCCACTGAGCTCGATGGAACGCTGCGAGGATAATGAGAAACTTTACGATGGCTATTTCATCTACAGTGCCGCCGATGCCGACATGGTTTCTAGTCAAATAACGCAAGAACTGGAGCACAACGGCTATGCTCTCTGTCTGCACTATCGGGACATCCACTCGGCGGCATTCCTCGCGGACTCACTTCAAAGTGCGGCCGATGCCTCCCGCAAGTTAATCCTTTTTATAAGTGTTAAATTTATGCAACTTGAGTGGTCTCAGCCGGAGTTCCGTGCTGGACTTCAAGCTGTTCTCGAGCTGATAAGACCATCCCGGCGGAAGCAGAAGCTCATCCTAATCACATCAGTGCCGCACTCGATGCTTAGCATGGACCCGATAATGGATATCCTCACGCGAACCTGCACCGTAATCTCCTGGGACGATCGGCGCTTCTGGGACAAGCTCCGTTTTGCCATGCCGGACATTGGCAAAAATTCTCCTGTAAATAAGGCACCCCACCGTAAAGCCATCAACATCCGGTACACACCGGCTCCGACAAATCCGACGGCGCCAACGGCCACCTGGCCGAAACGTCTGAACTCAGAAGTATGCGTACAGTACCCCCAGGCGGTTCCTCATTCGCAAGCCCCTCCCCATTCACCCAACCACAGTACTTACAACACCGAGGATGAACATTCGACCGCTTCCTCGCCCCAGTACGAAGCCCCAACGCTCCATCACAACAGTGGCCCAGGCAGCGGCGGAGGAGGTCACGCAATGATTCCCTTCCCCCACTACCAccaccatcagcagcagcagcagcagcaccctACGCTGCCACATCACATTCCattgcagcagcagcaccaaCAGCAGCATTCGCCGCACCTGCAGACTTTCCCCCACCACCTTCCGCATCACCATTCGATGGTCGGGGGAACTCCCGTTGGGTTCTACCGCAGCACTACTTCTGGCGGCGGGGGCAAGTCGGCCAACAACACGATGGGCCACGTTTACTCCACGATACCCGAGTCGCAGTACAATACGCATCACTCCAATCGCAGCGATAGCAATCGACCGTACTTTGTGTAA